The Prunus persica cultivar Lovell chromosome G8, Prunus_persica_NCBIv2, whole genome shotgun sequence genome includes a region encoding these proteins:
- the LOC18768881 gene encoding organ-specific protein P4, which produces MKSLCAILALFSLLLFVKTTYSRRDVGKYWKNVMKEQPMPQAIEGLLVDISDSTPKEKADCHEKVKKPFVEVDVEVEEFEPKPNALVYNAVAAKEDKQPFVKDFEPRPNALVYNAFAAKEDKQPFVKDIEPRPNALVYNAFAAKEDKQPFVKDFEPRPNALVYNAFAAKEDKQPFVKDFEPRPNALVYNAFAAKEDKQPFVKDFEPRPNAKFAAKEDQQPFVKDFEPRPNALVYND; this is translated from the exons ATGAAGTCCCTTTGTGCTATCTTagctcttttctctcttcttttg TTTGTCAAAACAACATATTCAAGAAGAGATGTCGGGAAATACTGGAAAAATGTCATGAAAGAGCAACCTATGCCACAGGCAATTGAAGGCCTCCTTGTTGATATTTCTGATTCAACACCAAAAGAGAAAGCCGACTGCCatgaaaaagtgaaaaaaccTTTTGTTGAGGTTGACGTTGAGGTTGAGGAATTTGAACCAAAGCCTAATGCTTTGGTTTACAATGCAGTTGCTGCAAAAGAAGATAAGCAGCCATTTGTGAAAGATTTTGAGCCCAGGCCAAATGCTTTGGTTTACAATGCATTTGCAGCAAAAGAAGATAAGCAGCCATTTGTGAAAGATATTGAGCCCAGGCCAAATGCTTTGGTTTACAATGCATTTGCAGCAAAAGAAGATAAGCAGCCATTTGTGAAAGACTTTGAGCCCAGGCCAAATGCTTTGGTTTACAATGCATTTGCAGCAAAAGAAGATAAGCAGCCATTTGTGAAAGATTTTGAGCCCAGGCCAAATGCTTTGGTTTACAACGCATTTGCAGCAAAAGAAGATAAGCAGCCATTTGTGAAAGACTTTGAGCCCAGGCCAAATGCAAAATTTGCAGCAAAAGAAGATCAACAGCCATTTGTGAAAGATTTTGAGCCAAGACCAAATGCTTTGGTTTACAATGACTAA
- the LOC18766606 gene encoding BURP domain-containing protein BNM2A produces MNKMARTFNKGRNMASGLALWSPLLHLLVLVMCIQGTGGRKMSETQDGDGHETTHTEHAHAHHPSSHMHHHMDPSFMIFFTFEDLKEGKTRAIYFPKINPSKSPHLLPREEADQIPFSSKQLLHLLHFFSFSQDSPQAKAMEDTLRQCEIEPIKGEIKSCATSLESMLDFTRGVFGLDTPFSVVATTHLTNSTTNFQNYTILEEPKEILAPKMVACHTMSYPYVVFYCHSQKSVNKVFKVLLGGEDGDRVEAVAVCHLDTSQWSPNHASFSVLRTKPGASAVCHFFPADNLVWVPASTSM; encoded by the exons ATGAACAAAATGGCAAGGACTTTTAACAAGGGAAGAAACATGGCTTCCGGACTTGCTCTCTGGAGCCCCTTACTTCATTTACTGGTGCTTGTTATG TGTATTCAAGGAACTGGAGGCAGGAAGATGAGTGAAACACAAGATGGTGATGGCCATGAAACAACACATACAGAGCATGCTCATGCTCATCATCCATCATCCCACATGCATCATCACATGGACCCTTCATTTATGATTTTCTTCACCTTCGAGGACCTAAAGGAGGGCAAAACCAGGGCCATCTATTTTCCCAAAATAAACCCTTCAAAATCTCCCCACTTGTTACCAAGAGAAGAAGCTGATCAAATTCCTTTCTCATCAAAACAACTCCTCCACCTCCTtcacttcttctccttctctcaaGACTCTCCCCAAGCCAAGGCCATGGAAGACACTCTCAGGCAGTGTGAGATTGAACCCATCAAGGGAGAGATCAAGTCCTGTGCTACATCCCTAGAATCCATGCTTGACTTCACACGTGGCGTCTTCGGATTGGACACCCCTTTCAGTGTTGTGGCCACAACCCATCTCACAAATTCAACTACCAATTTCCAGAACTACACTATTTTGGAAGAGCCCAAGGAGATTTTGGCTCCCAAGATGGTGGCTTGCCACACCATGTCTTACCCTTACGTAGTTTTCTACTGCCACAGCCAAAAAAGTGTGAACAAGGTTTTCAAGGTTTTGTTGGGTGGTGAGGATGGAGATAGGGTAGAAGCTGTTGCTGTTTGTCACTTGGACACCTCTCAATGGAGCCCTAATCATGCATCTTTCAGTGTGCTTAGGACTAAGCCAGGAGCTTCTGCTGTGTGTCATTTCTTTCCTGCTGATAATCTTGTGTGGGTTCCAGCATCCACTTCAATGTAG
- the LOC18767831 gene encoding organ-specific protein P4 yields MKSLCAILALFSLLLFAKTTDSRRDAGKYWKNVMQEQPMPRAIEGLLVDISDSTPKEKADCHEKVKKPFVEVEEFEPRPSLTSYNHDETKAKLSSKDNAGPKAKQSFAAKEYKQPFEEDFEPRPSASVYND; encoded by the exons ATGAAGTCCCTTTGTGCTATCTTagctcttttctctcttcttttg TTTGCCAAAACTACAGATTCAAGAAGAGATGCCGGGAAATACTGGAAAAATGTCATGCAAGAGCAACCTATGCCACGGGCAATTGAAGGCCTCCTTGTTGATATTTCTGATTCAACACCAAAAGAGAAAGCCGACTGCCatgaaaaagtgaaaaaaccTTTTGTTGAGGTTGAGGAATTTGAACCCAGACCCAGTCTCACATCCTACAATCATGATGAAACTAAAGCAAAGCTCTCTTCCAAAGACAATGCTGGTCCTAAAGCTAAGCAGTCATTTGCAGCAAAAGAATATAAGCAGCCATTTGAGGAAGATTTTGAGCCAAGGCCAAGTGCTTCGGTTTACAATGACTAA